One region of Microbacterium sufflavum genomic DNA includes:
- a CDS encoding ABC transporter permease — protein sequence MNTAVTITTPMPPHASPTPTPRPRLRGLTAETVFVGRSLRHSLRDGESLLMAIMLPVMLMLMFTWVFGGAIDPSGAYVDYVVPGIILTCAGFGASSTAVYVANDMRSGIIDRFRTMPLRAGAVLTGHVVASVLRNLVATAIVIGVGVLVGFRPTASPGDWIALGGLITLYILAITYLFAAIGLAAGSPEGANGYGFVLLFLPYLSSAFVPVASMPEWLQPVAAHQPITPIVETIRSLLLGTDAGTQPWWAVLWCVVILGVAVVWGAWLFRRKAGRR from the coding sequence ATGAACACCGCGGTCACCATCACCACCCCCATGCCCCCGCACGCCTCCCCCACGCCGACGCCTCGACCGCGCCTGCGCGGGCTGACGGCCGAAACCGTCTTCGTCGGACGCAGCCTGCGGCACTCGCTGCGCGACGGCGAATCACTGCTCATGGCGATCATGCTGCCCGTCATGCTCATGCTCATGTTCACGTGGGTGTTCGGCGGGGCGATCGACCCCTCCGGCGCCTACGTCGACTACGTCGTGCCGGGCATCATCCTCACGTGCGCGGGGTTCGGGGCGTCCTCCACGGCGGTGTATGTCGCGAACGACATGCGCTCCGGCATCATCGACCGGTTCCGCACCATGCCGCTGCGCGCCGGAGCCGTGCTCACCGGGCACGTGGTGGCGAGCGTCCTGCGCAACCTGGTCGCGACGGCCATCGTCATCGGCGTCGGGGTGCTGGTCGGGTTCCGCCCGACCGCGTCGCCGGGCGACTGGATCGCGCTGGGCGGGCTGATCACGCTCTACATCCTCGCGATCACGTACCTGTTCGCGGCGATCGGCCTCGCCGCCGGCAGCCCCGAGGGTGCCAACGGCTACGGCTTCGTGCTGCTGTTCCTGCCCTACCTGTCCAGCGCTTTCGTGCCGGTGGCGAGCATGCCGGAGTGGCTGCAGCCGGTCGCCGCGCACCAGCCCATCACCCCGATCGTCGAGACCATCCGCAGCCTGCTCCTCGGTACCGACGCCGGAACGCAGCCGTGGTGGGCGGTGCTGTGGTGCGTGGTGATCCTCGGCGTCGCCGTCGTGTGGGGCGCGTGGCTGTTCCGCCGCAAGGCGGGCCGCCGCTGA
- a CDS encoding TrkH family potassium uptake protein, producing the protein MSGIVSASSPRQRFPGSGGRFKHLITSSPSRFAISVFALLILVFTVLFSLPIASADRTVTPLSDALFTAVSTICVTGLATVDMANHWSPFGHVLVFIGVNIGALGVLTLASLMGMLISKRLGLRAKLMAAGDTNPLRAHGGVVNESQTVRLGEVGQLLTTVAVSALIIEASLAALLYPALVMAKVDPIAALWEAPYFAAMAFTNTGFAPNDGGVAVFADDYLVLFLLMVGVFLGSIGFPVIYTLAKHVWHVKRWSLHSKLTIVTTVLLFVVGAAAFLILEYDNPKTFGSMDAADTTFQAFFLSAMTRSGGFNVIEMDDLNGSSLLAASMLMFVGGGSASTAGGIKVTTLAVLAIAVWSEAKGRQSVEAFGRRIPSDVQRVALSVVAWGATIVALSTIVIAQITKADISHVLFDVISAFGTVGLSTGLTGELPDSASYVMAATIFMGRVGTVTLAAAVAATSRTQYYSLPVERPIVG; encoded by the coding sequence ATGTCGGGCATCGTTTCGGCGTCGTCGCCCCGACAGCGGTTCCCGGGGTCGGGCGGGCGCTTCAAGCACCTCATCACGTCGTCGCCGTCGCGGTTCGCGATCTCCGTGTTCGCGCTGCTGATCCTCGTCTTCACCGTCCTCTTCTCGCTGCCGATCGCATCGGCCGACCGCACCGTCACGCCGCTGAGCGACGCCCTCTTCACCGCCGTCTCCACGATCTGCGTCACGGGTCTGGCGACCGTGGACATGGCCAACCACTGGTCGCCGTTCGGGCACGTCCTGGTGTTCATCGGCGTGAACATCGGTGCGCTGGGCGTGCTGACCCTCGCCTCGCTGATGGGCATGCTCATCTCCAAGCGCCTCGGGTTGCGCGCCAAGCTCATGGCCGCGGGCGACACGAACCCGCTGCGCGCGCACGGCGGCGTCGTGAACGAGAGCCAGACGGTGCGGCTGGGCGAGGTCGGGCAGCTCCTCACCACGGTCGCCGTCTCCGCCCTCATCATCGAGGCCTCCCTCGCCGCACTCCTCTACCCGGCCCTGGTGATGGCCAAGGTCGACCCGATCGCCGCACTGTGGGAGGCGCCCTACTTCGCCGCCATGGCGTTCACCAACACCGGCTTCGCCCCCAACGACGGCGGCGTCGCGGTGTTCGCCGACGACTACCTCGTGCTGTTCCTGCTCATGGTGGGGGTCTTCCTCGGCAGCATCGGCTTCCCCGTGATCTACACGCTCGCCAAGCACGTGTGGCACGTGAAGCGGTGGTCGCTGCACTCCAAGCTCACGATCGTCACCACCGTGCTGCTGTTCGTGGTCGGTGCCGCCGCGTTCCTCATCCTCGAGTACGACAACCCGAAGACGTTCGGGTCGATGGACGCCGCCGACACGACCTTCCAGGCGTTCTTCCTCTCCGCGATGACGCGCTCCGGCGGCTTCAACGTGATCGAGATGGACGATCTCAACGGCTCCTCCCTGCTCGCGGCGAGCATGCTCATGTTCGTCGGCGGCGGCTCCGCGTCGACCGCGGGAGGCATCAAGGTGACCACCCTCGCCGTGCTCGCGATCGCGGTGTGGTCGGAGGCGAAGGGACGCCAGTCGGTCGAGGCCTTCGGGCGGCGCATCCCGAGCGACGTGCAGCGCGTCGCCCTCAGCGTCGTCGCGTGGGGAGCGACCATCGTGGCCCTGTCGACCATCGTGATCGCGCAGATCACGAAGGCCGACATCAGCCACGTGCTGTTCGACGTCATCTCCGCGTTCGGCACCGTCGGCCTCTCGACGGGCCTGACCGGCGAGCTGCCGGATTCCGCCTCGTACGTCATGGCCGCGACCATCTTCATGGGGCGCGTTGGTACAGTGACTCTCGCCGCGGCAGTCGCCGCGACGTCGCGAACGCAGTACTACTCACTGCCGGTGGAAAGGCCGATCGTTGGTTGA
- a CDS encoding ArsR/SmtB family transcription factor — protein sequence MTDIFDVIADGTRRDILQLLLRRTSEGESGTSVSQIVADLGISQPTVSKHLKVLRDAELVTVREDGQRRFYSLAVEPLEVVDDWLVPFLVDAYGDAAPDIAYPGGLPDGAAHAAEVVGRAAASAKHVVTTALKRLGA from the coding sequence ATGACGGACATCTTCGACGTGATCGCAGACGGTACGAGGCGCGACATCCTCCAGCTCCTGCTCCGGCGAACGTCCGAAGGCGAGTCCGGCACCAGCGTGAGCCAGATCGTGGCCGACCTGGGGATCAGCCAGCCCACCGTCTCCAAGCACCTCAAGGTGCTGCGCGATGCCGAGCTCGTGACCGTGCGCGAGGACGGGCAGCGTCGGTTCTACAGCCTCGCCGTCGAGCCGCTCGAGGTCGTCGACGACTGGCTGGTCCCGTTCCTCGTCGACGCCTACGGCGACGCGGCCCCGGACATCGCCTACCCGGGTGGTCTTCCCGATGGCGCGGCACACGCCGCCGAGGTGGTCGGACGCGCGGCCGCATCGGCCAAGCACGTGGTGACCACGGCGCTCAAGCGGCTCGGCGCCTGA
- a CDS encoding potassium channel family protein — translation MVEVLRGDAPVLVIGLGRFGAACAGELDRLDREVLAIDDNLELVQKWSERVTHTVQADARNIDALRQIGAQDFQVAVVAVGSSIEASVLITANLVDLKVPQIWAKAVSQSHGKILARVGANHVIYPEREAGERVAHLVSGRMLDFIRFDDDFVLAKMYPPKFIRGVGLNESGVRSKYKVTVVGVKSPGKPFRYAEANTIVTNHDLIIVSGTNSDIERFAALDR, via the coding sequence TTGGTTGAAGTCCTGCGCGGAGACGCCCCCGTCCTCGTCATCGGCCTCGGCCGGTTCGGTGCGGCGTGCGCCGGTGAGCTCGACCGTCTCGACCGCGAGGTCCTCGCGATCGACGACAATCTCGAGCTCGTGCAGAAGTGGTCGGAGCGGGTCACCCACACCGTGCAGGCCGATGCCAGGAACATCGACGCCCTGCGCCAGATCGGCGCCCAGGACTTCCAGGTCGCGGTCGTCGCGGTCGGCTCCTCGATCGAGGCATCCGTGCTCATCACCGCGAACCTCGTCGACCTCAAGGTCCCGCAGATCTGGGCCAAGGCCGTCTCCCAGTCGCACGGCAAGATCCTCGCCCGCGTCGGCGCCAACCACGTGATCTACCCCGAGCGCGAGGCCGGCGAGCGCGTCGCCCACCTGGTGAGCGGTCGCATGCTCGACTTCATCCGCTTCGACGACGACTTCGTGCTCGCCAAGATGTACCCGCCGAAGTTCATCCGCGGCGTCGGCCTGAACGAGTCCGGCGTGCGCTCGAAGTACAAGGTCACCGTCGTCGGCGTGAAGAGCCCCGGCAAGCCGTTCCGCTACGCCGAGGCGAACACCATCGTCACCAACCACGACCTCATCATCGTGTCGGGCACCAACAGCGATATCGAGCGCTTCGCCGCCCTGGACCGCTGA